GCACCTCGACCTCGAGCGCGCAAGTCGACGGGCAATCATGCGGGCAAGCCGAATGGCCGATCCGGATGGGCTGCGGCAGCGGGCGAACGGTCTGATTCATGGTGCGGACCCAAGATAGCCCAACTATGGACCGTTGTCCCGCATCCTCGAACACCCTTCCTTTTGCCTGACACCGACCAGGCGATAGCGGGATCACTCCGGCGGGCGCGACGCCACATATGCCGCGATCGCCAGCATGTCGTCGTTGCTGAGCTTCTCGACCACCTGCCGCATCAATGCGGCTGACGTGCCGACCCGTTCGCCGTTCTGCATGTTCCACATCTGGCGCACGATGTAGTTCGGGTGACGGCCCGCAATGCCCGGCACGTCGCCGAGGCCCTGCAAAGTCTGACCATGGCAGATCGTGCAAGGGACCGTCTTGCCGCCGCCGGTGATCGCGAGCGCCTCGCCCTTCTTGATGCTGCCTTGCGGCACGTATGCGACGAAGCCCGAGCGCGGATCGCGGTAGACCACATCCTCTTCGTTCTCCGGCACTTCGATGATGCGGTTGCCGATCGGCTCGGTGCCGCCGGCCGGATGCAGGAGCCGCTTGTTGCCCGGTCCGACGAAGCTCTTTGGCACCATGTCGGTCTCGACCACGCGGATCCATGACCGGGGCTTGAGCGACGCGAAGTAGTCGGCCGCATCCTTGATCTCGGCGTCCGTGATGACCTTCGCCATCTGCACCATCGTGCCGCCGAACTTGCGGTCGCCGCTCTTCCAGTCGGCCATCTGGCGGGTGAAATAATTCACCGGCAGGCCGGCGACGTAAGCGGACTCGTCATGGCCCGTGCCGATCGGCAGATGACAAGCGCCGCAAGCGCGCACCTGCGTCTCCTTGTTACCGTACTGCACGATCTTCGGCATCGCCGGATACATCGACGGATACCAGTTCGGGATGTCGAAGAAATCATCGGCCTTGGCGCGGGTGATCGAGAGCGTGCTGCCTTGCGGCGCAGCCCGCAACGTCGCGCCATCGATGCGCGGCGCGGGCAGATCTTTCTCGGTGGTGGGGAAGGCCCACTCCGGCTTGTCCGCGGCCGCGGCAAGTGCAGGCGCAAGCACAACAGCGATAACGACGCCGATACGTTTCATGAGAGCTTCCCCCGCAATCATTGTTTTGTTTTCTCGAGTTCGAAATTCTCCGCCGTATACGACGGCGATGCTCACGAACTTCGTCATGTGAGCCTATACAACCCAACGACCTGGACAACACACAAAACAAAAGCGCACCATGACGCCAGAGCCCAACAGAGGCTCATTCGCTAGGGAGGAAGTCATGGGACGCTTCAAGGGGCGCAGGAGTGCGCCCTCTCTTGAATCTGTCGCCGGCAATGGTCTGATCAACCGGCGTGCTTTGCTTGGACAAGGTTTTGCAATTGCGGGAGCCGGCGCAGTCGCCGGCGCAACGGGCGCGGCCGCCGAGCCGCTCCAGGACTATCCGTGGAGTCTCGAATTCGGTCAGTCGACGCCTGCCTTGCAGTCGCCTTCGAAGTTCGAGAAGCAGGTGACGCGGACGCTGAGCAATCCGAAGGACGAGCTCCGCAACTCACACGCCCGCACGCCGCATCACCTGCTCAACGGCACGGTGACGCCGAACAGCATGCACTTCTCGATCAATCACTGCGGCATTCCCGACATCGATCCGCAGCAGCACAAGCTCGTGATCCACGGCATGGTGCGCCAGCCGCTGGAATTCACGCTGGACAAGCTGTCGCGCTATCCGCTCACCACGCGCATGGCGTTCGTCGAATGCGCGGGAAACTCCGCGCCGATGTTCTCCAACGAGCCGATGCAGATCACGGCGCAGGCGATCCACGGCCTCGTGTCGAATTCGGAATGGACCGGCGTGAGGCTCTCGACGCTGCTCGACGAGGCGGGCATCGACCCGAAAGCCAAGTGGCTGGTCGCCGAAGGCGCCGATGCGCAGATGCTCGATCGCAGCATTCCGGTGAAAAAAGCCTATGACGACGCCCTCGTCGCGATCTACCAGAACGGCGAGCGGCTGATGCCCGGTAACGGCTATCCGATGCGGCTCCTGGTCCCTGGCTATCAGGGCAACATGAACGTCAAGTTCCTGCGCCGCATCAAGGCGGTCGATCAGCCGGCGATGACGTTCTTCGAGACCAAGAACTATTCGCAGATCCTGCCTGGCGGAAAGACCTGGCGCTTCCACTTCCTGATGGAGGTGAAGAGCTTCATCACCTACCCGTCGTTCAGCCATCAGCTCAAGGAGCCGGGGATGTACACTATCTCCGGCGTCGCCTATTCGGGCGCCGGCCGCATCTCAAGGGTCATGGTGTCGGCCGACGGCGGCAAGAGTTGGGGCGAAGCCGCGCTGCAAGGCCCGACGCATCCGCAGGCCTTCACGCGCTTCGTCATGCCGTGGCGCTGGGATGGCCAGCCCGCCGTTCTGCAAAGCCGCGCCTGGGACGAGTCCGGCAACGCACAGCCGCTCCGCGCCGACTTCGTCGCGGCACGCGGCCAGACCAAGCAGCCGGTCACCAACCCGCTGATCTTCCCGAACCAGCACTACAACAGCATCACAAGCTGGGGCGTCGACAACAAAGGGGAGATCAAGCATGTCTATGCGTAAGCCGTTCGCTGCTCTTGCGCTTGTGCTCGCCTTCGGTGCGGCCCCCGCGTTTGCGCAGAACGCAGGCCTCGGCAAGCCGATCTCCGAGGCCGACATCAAGCAATGGGATATCGCCATCTTGCCGGACGGCACGGGCCTGCCGCCCGGCAGCGGCACGCCCGCGCAGGGCGCGCAGATCTATGCGCAGAAATGCGTGGCCTGCCACGCCGAGGGAGGCAAAGGCGGCGGCGCTCCGGGCGCAGGCCCATTGGTCGGCGGCGCGCCGCTGACCAACGGCATCGAGACGCAGAAGACCATCGCCAACTACTACGCCTATGCGACGACGATCTTCGACTACATCCGCCGTGGCATGCCGTACACGATGCCGCGGTCGTTGAAGGACGACGAGGTCTATGCGCTCACCGCCTACATCCTCTCGCTCAACAAGCTGATCGGCGAGAACGATGCGATGGACGCCAAGACGCTGCCGCAGGTGAAGATGCCGAACCGGGACAACTTCATCATGCCCTATCCGGATCGCATCTAGCGGTTTCGACCACGCAGAAAGCATGAAGGCCGGGCTTGCCGCCAAGCCCGGCCTTCTCTTTTTGCCCTGAGGTGAAGCGTTACGCTTCTTGCTCCTCGATGTGCCAGACATTCCGGCAGATGGCATAGACGATGATCAGCACCACGACCAGAGCACCGCGAACGCCCCAAATCTTCAAGGCTTCGGCATCGGCGCTGCCGATCAGCCTCTCGCTGATCCGATCAACGATGATCCAGATCACCAGCGCAACGCCGGCCAGGATCTCGTCGAGCTTCAGCTTCCGGTGCCGGCTGACGATCAGATAGCCGAGCGCCATCACGATCAGTCCGCCGACCGGGCCGCCCCAGACGTGAAGCTGGTGCAGCACCGACTCGCTGAACCACCCCACCAGCGCCGGATCGGACACCATGACGTCACCCGCGACCCAGCCGAGCAGCGCGCCGCCGCCCCACACCAGCACGCGGAAGCGCTCGAGCAGCGCCATCAGGATAGCGCTGCCGGCGACGATCAGCGGCACCGAGGTGGCGAGGCCGAAGATGATCAGCGTTGTCTTGATGCTGCCCGCATGGATCGCATCGACTTGTGCCGCGGCGATCTCGGCCGTGGCCGCGATGGCGATCACGTTGTCGAGGCTCATGACGATGTCGGCGATGGCGACGATGCGCACCGCGCGCCATAGCGTTTGTGCGCCTTCCACGCCGTCGTCGTCGCCGTCGGCGTCCTCAGTGACGAGCTTGGTCGCCACGTAGAACAGCAGCGCGCCGCCCACCAGCTTGAGGAACGGGTAGGCCATCGCCTGCGCAATGACCAGCGTGAAGATAACACGCAGCAGCACCGCGACGCCGGCGCCGAGCACCATGCCCCAAAGCCGCTGCTTCGGAGGCAGCGTGAGACACGCCATCGCGATGACGACCGCATTGTCGCCCGACAGAATGACGTTGACGAAGATGATCTTGAGCGCCGCGAGCCAGAATGGCGCGTGCGTAAAGTCCTGCCAAAGAAAGTCCACCGCCCTACCCCTTAGTCTCTTTGGTGCGCCGGCTTAAGACTGCCAAGCCGGCGCCACTCCCCTTTGATACCCGCGGTTTTGCCCGCGAGGCAATCTATCGGCCACAAAGGACTGTTGGCCAGCGGCTCAAGGCCGCAGCGAACAGTCCGTGATCAGCCGACGATCTCGTTGCCGGCGAAGAACTGCGCGATTTCCTGCTTGGCGGTGTCCGCCGCGTCGGAACCATGTACCGAGTTCTCGCCGATCGAACGGGCATGAACCTTGCGGATGGTGTTCGGCGCAGCCTTGGCCGGATCGGTCGCACCCATGACGTCGCGGTACTTGGCGATGGCGCCCTCGCCTTCGAGCACCTGCACGACCACCGGACCGGAGATCATGAAATCGACGAGTTCGCCGAAGAACGGCCGCGCCTTGTGCACGGCATAGAACGTCTCGGCCTGCTCGCGTGTGATGCGAACGCGCTTCTGGGCCACGATCCGCAGGCCAGCCTGCTCGATCATGGCGTTGACGGCGCCCGTGAGATTGCGGGCGGTTGCATCCGGCTTGATGATCGAAAAGGTACGCTCGATCGCCATCGTTTTCAGGTCCCTTCAGGTCAATGCAAAAGCGCACGCGGAACCGGTGCGCGGGGTCGGCGGCTTATAGCCGCCGCGCGGCGAGGCAGCAAGGTTCGCGGTACTGGAACACGGCGGCATCATGGTGCGGTCCCGTTCGCAATCGCACCGAATTCGTCAACGATACCAAGCCTGAACGCCGGTTCAGACGCGAACAATCGTCTGGCTGCCGTGAACCTCTCGCCGTCCCGCCACGACCGATAGCCACGGGATGTGACCAAGCATCACGCAACCAAACAAGGAGAGACCACCATGATCCGTAAGTTCGTTCTGGCCACCGCCGCGGTTGCGGCTCTCGGCGTCGCCTCGCTCAGCGCTTCCACGCCGGCCGCGGCCTGGGGCTGGGGTTACCATCATCACCATCACGGCTACTGGGGTGGCGGCTACGGCTTCTATCGCGCCGGCTACGACTCCTGCTGGCGCAACGTGTGGCGCGTCAATCGCTTCGGCGAGACCGTGCTGCGCCGCGTCTACGTCTGCTACTAACAGCAGAAGACCGGTTGAAACCGGCGACGGCCCCGGTCTCGCATGCGAGGCCGGGGCTTGTCGCTGCAGTCAGATCAACGCGATCAGCCGTAGTAGCGCGCCGGTCGCGTCCTTCACCTTGCGCAGCGCGGCCCGCTCGGCCATAGAGCGCGCCATGCTGATCATCAACGACCTTTCGGTGCGGGTTGCCGGACGTCTGCTCATCGAGGAGGCAGCGGTCAGGATTCCGGAAGGCGCCCGCATCGGCTTCGTCGGCAGGAACGGCAGCGGCAAGAGCACGCTCTTCAACGTCATCACCCACGATGTTGCGGCCGAGCATGGCGAGATCGAAATCCCACCTCGCTGGCGGCTCGGCCGCCTCGCGCAGGAAGCGCCGAACGGCCCGGAAAGCCTGATCGACGTGGTGCTTGCAGCCGACACCGAGCGCAGCGCGCTGATGCAACGCGCCGAGACCGAGCAGGATCCGCACGAGCTGGCCGATATCCACACGCGGCTCGCCGACATGAACGCTTATGCGGCGCCGGCGCGCGCCGCCGCGATCCTGTCGGGCCTCGGTTTCTCCGCGGCTGACCAGCAGCGTCCCTGCTCGGAATTCTCCGGCGGCTGGCGCATGCGGGTCGCGCTCGCGGCGACGCTGTTCACCGAGCCAGATCTGCTCCTGCTCGACGAGCCGACCAATTATCTCGACCTCGAAGGCACGCTCTGGCTTCAGGACCATCTGGCGCGCTATCCGCGCACCATGATCGTCATCAGCCATGACCGCGACATGCTCGACACTTCGGTGAATCAAATTCTCTCGCTGGAGAACCGCAAACTCACGCTTTACCGCGGCGGCTATTCGGACTTCGAGCGGCTGCGCGCCGAACGGCTGATGCTCGATCAGAAGATGGCCAAGAAGCAGGAGGCGCAGCGAAAGCACGTCCAGGCTTTCATCGACCGCTTCAAGGCCAAGGCGACCAAGGCCCGCCAGGCGCAGTCGCGCGTCAAGATGCTGGAGAAGATGGGGCCAGTCATGGCCGTCGTCACCAGCGAGGTGCTGCCGATCAGGATTCCAGCGCCGGACCGATTGCTGTCGCCGCCGATCATTGCAATCGACGACGTCAAGGTCGGCTACACGCCCGGCAAGCCGGTGCTGCGCGATATTGCGCTACGCATCGACAACGACGACCGCATCGCGCTGTTGGGCTCCAACGGTAACGGCAAGTCGACGCTGATAAAGCTGATTGCCGGACGGCTTGAGCCCTTTGAAGGCAGCGTCACCCGCGCGTCGCGGCTGAAGATCGCCTACTTCGCGCAGCATCAGCTCGACGAACTGGAGTCCGACGCGACGGTCTACGATCACGTCCGGAAGCTTCTGCCGGATGCGCCCGAGACCAAGGTGCGTGCGGTCGCGGGCTCGTTCGGCTTTTCGGCCGAAAACGCCGACAAGAAGATCGAAAAGCTGTCCGGCGGCGAGAAGGCGCGACTGACGATGGGGCTCGCGACGTTCGATGCCCCTCACCTGCTGATCCTCGACGAGCCGACCAACCATCTCGACATCGACAGCCGCGCCGCGCTCATCGAGGCGATCAACGATTTTCCGGGCGCGACCATCCTGGTGTCGCACGACCGCCATCTGCTCGATGCCTGCGCCGACCGGCTGTTGCTGATCGCCAACGGCAAGGTCACGCCGTTCGACGGCGATCTCGACGACTACCGGCGGCAGGTCCTGTCCGACCGCGACGAAAGCCGCGATGAACGCCCGCGCAAGCCCGTGTCCAAGGAGCCGAAAGCCGGCGTCCCGCGCATCAACAAGAAGCCGCTGCGCGATCGTGTCACGCGTGCCGAGGCCGAGATCGCGCGATTGACGAAAGAGATCGAGAAGCTCGACTCGGCGCTCGCTGATGGCGCGCTGTTCACCCGCGATCCGGTCAAGGCCGCGGCGACCGCAAAGTCGCGCGCCACCTGCGCGGACGCGCTCGCCAAGGCCGAAGAGGACTGGCTCGAAGCCGGCGCGGCGCTGGAGGCCGCGGCGGAATAGCGCTTATTGAACCTGCACAGTCGCCTGTTGCGGCTTCGGCTTCGGCTTAGGCTTGGCCGCGGGCTTCTTGGATTTCTTGGCGACCTTCGGCTCGGGCGGCAGCTCGGCCCCACGCTCCATCGACTTCAGGCGGCCGTCGACGAAGCTGTAGATGCCCGGCCGCGGACCAGCATTGTAGGTCAGCGTCGCGGTGCGCTCTCTGCGGTCGTTGGCTCCAAGGTCGACGCGCGCCGGAATGCCCGCGCGCTTCACCACGTCGCACTCGCTCATGTCCAAAGCCACGGCGGAAGGAAGCAGGGCTATTCCCCCGTCTGTCACCGGCTCCGGCGCCGGAGCGCCAACTTGATCGGCAGCGGCCGGAGCCGGCGCGGGCGCCGCATACGCATTGGCGCAACGGCCGCTCGCATCCACCAGGTCCTCGGGTGGAACCGGCGGCAGAACTTTTTCTTTGACGTTGGTCACCGACAGCGGCCGGAAGATCGAGTCCGACGTCGGGGCGCGGAACGAATCCCAGTCTGGCGCCGCACAGGCGCCGAGTGAAAGCATCGCCGGCAGGGCCAGCACTCCCAAAGACAGGCGTCTTGCGGCCAGTTTCAAAATCGAAGTCCCTGCATTCGTTCCCCCCGGAACGACCTCAACATCAACTTTGCGTCACCTTCGCGGCGACGGCAACCTTTCTCAACCGGCGCCACAGCGGTTAACGCCCTCAGGCTTTCTTGACCCACCGCCCCTGCTCGTCCGGCTGCCAATAGGCGACCTCGAATCCCTGCGCCTTGGCTGCGGTCCAATGGGAACGGGCGGCCGCCACCGCATCCTCGTCCTCGCCGTCGAACATCAGCACGATGCGGTTGTAAGCCGCAGCATCCGGCGGCATCGGCACATTGTCGATCAGGAACCGCACGGTGGCGCCGTTCGGATTGTGCTCGGCGGTGGTGAGCAGGATCGGATGCAGCGGCGCGTCATTGTCGCGCGCGGTGCCATGCGGCAGGAAGTTCGCATCGTTGTAAGTCCAAAGATGCGTATCGAGCGCTTCGACCCGCTCGTCGGAGGCCGCCTGCACCACCACGCGCCAACCGCGCTCGTAGGATTTCTCCAAAAGTTCCGGAAGCGCTTTCTCAAGCGGTTTGCGGATCAGATGGTAGAAGACGACTTCGGTCATTGCTCGTTTCGGAGTTGCCTCACCGCTCGTAGTGATCTTCCACGAGCTGATTGAGCAGCCGTACGCCCCAGCCCGAGCTCCAGCTCTTGTTGATATCGGTCTGCGGCGAGCCGAGCGCAGTGCCCGCGATGTCGAGATGCACCCACGGCGTCTTGTCGACGAAACGCGCGAGCAGTTGCGCTGCCGTGATCGAGCCGCCCCAGCGGCCGCCGGTGTTCTTCATATCGGCGAATTTGGAATCGATCTGCTTGTCGTATTCCGGCCCGAGCGGCATGCGCCACACCCGTTCCATGGTGTCCTGCCCCGCCCGCGTCAGCCGGTCGCAGAGCCGGTCGTCGTTGCCGAACATGCCGGCATATTCCTGACCGAGCGCCACGATGATCGCACCCGTGAGCGTGGCGAGATCGATCATGAACTTCGGCTTGTCCCTGGTGTTCACGTAATGCAGCACGTCAGCCAGCACGAGACGGCCTTCGGCATCGGTGTTGATGATCTCGATGGTCTGGCCGTTCATGGTCTTGACGATGTCGCCCGGCCGCTGCGCGTTGCCGTCCGGCATGTTCTCGACGCAACCGATGGCACCGACGGCGTTGACCTTGGCTTTCCTCGCCGCAAGCGCATGCATCAGGCCGACCACGCAGGCCGCGCCCGCCATGTCACCCTTCATGTCCTCCATGCCCGACGCGGGCTTGATCGAAATGCCGCCGGTGTCGAAGCACACGCCCTTGCCGATGAAGGCCACCGGCGCATCTTTCTTCTTGCCGCCGTTCCAACGCATGATCACGACACGGCTGTCCTTGCGCGAGCCCTGTCCCACGCCCAGCAACGCGTTCATGCCGAGCTTCTTCATCGCCGGCACGTCCAGCACCTCGACGGTGACGCCGAGCTTTCTCAGAGCGCCGCAGCGCTTGGCGAACTCGTCGGGGTAAAGCACGTTGGCCGGCTCGTTGATCAGGTCGCGCGCCATGATGACGCCGTCGGCGACCGGCTCGCGCGACTGCTCCCATGCCTTTTTGGCCTGCGACGCATTGGCCACCGCGATGGTGATCGCGGGCTTCTCCGGGGCCTCCTCGCCCTCCTTGCGCTTGGTCTTGTAGCGGTCGAACACGTAGGCGCGGAGCTGGGTGCCAAGCGCGAGCTCGGCGGCCTGGTCGGGCTTGAGCGAGCCCCCGGCAAACTCGGCAAAGATTGTGGCGGCCGCGGCGCGCGATGGGACCTTGCCCATCGCGATACCGCCAAGCTTGACGTAGTCCTGGGACTTGAGCTTGCCGCCCTTGCCGGCGCCGATCACGACGAGACGGGCGACCTTCAGGCCCGTCGGCGCCGCAATGTCCAGGATGCTGCCGCTCTTGCCCGTGAACTTCTCGCCCTCGGCTGCCCGCTTGATCTGGGCGTCGGCCGGCGCCAGCGCCTTGCGGGTGGCGGAACCGAATTTCAGCCCTTCTTCGCAGAACACAATGAGAACACCAGCGTCCGGCGTCGCGAACGGGGCGAAGGCAAGCTTACGGTCATCGGCCATCGGGGGTCCTTTCCGGCTCAAATCGCAGGCTGGACGTTATGGCCCGGCTTGAGCCAACTGCAAAGCCACGGTTCCCAGCCTTCTGTCAAAAGCGCCCTTTCACCCATTGCGCAGATGCGGAATCGGACGCAAAAAGGAGGCCCGGCGGCGTGCATGGCATTAACCATTTGTTGTGCGCGTTCAACGGGTTTGCCTTTCAGAAGCCACGTTGTGGGCGGATCAAGGCAGAGGAAATTTTGGTAAAACCTGGGGCAAGTGCGGTCCGCCTTATGCGAGGGGTCGCCGGAGGGGGTCCGGCGCGCGAGGTGGTTCGGCCGGAGGGGACGACACAGGCGGATGGGGTCGATCGGCCGCTACATCTTTCGCACCACGTTTGGCGCCTTCCTGATGGTCCTGGTGGGTCTCACCGCGGCCATCTGGATGACCCAGGCGTTGCGCGACGTCGACCTCATGACCAACCAGGGTCAGACGGTGCTGGTGTTCATCGGCATCACAAGCCTCATCATTCCGAACCTCGTGATGGTCATCGCGCCCGTGGCATTGGTGGTCGCGGTAGCCCAGAACCTGCACAAGCTCGCCACCGATTCCGAAATCATCGTGATGAACGGCGCCGGCATGCGGCCGTGGGCCCTGCTCAAGCCGTTCATCGGCTGCACCATCGTCGCGTCCATCCTGCTCGCCTCGATCAGCGCCTATGTCGCGCCCGAGTGCCTGCGCACGCTCCGCCGCTGGCTGACCGAAGTCCGCACCGACCTCGTCAGCAATATCGTGCAGCCCGGCCGCTTCATGGCGATCGAGAACGGACTTGCCTTCAACATTCGAGAGCGCAAGCCCAATGGCCTACTCGTCGGTATCCTGATGGATGATCGCAGGGATCCGGCGCAGCGCGTCACAATTCTTGCCGAGCGCGGCGAGATTTTAAAGAACGATAAGGGCAGTTTCATTATTCTCGAAAACGGCAGCATCCAGCGCCACGAGTTGAAGCAGCGTGATCCCAATATCGTCTTGTTCGATCGTTACGCGTTCGATCTTTCGCAGTTCTCAGGCGGCCCGCAGGTCATCAAGTATTCGGTGCGCGAGCGCTATCTTTGGCAGCTCTGGAATCCCGACCCCAACGACCCGCTCTACAAGGAACAGCCCGGGCAATTCCGCGCCGAATTGCATGACCGGCTGCTCGCTCCAATCTACCCGCTGGCCTTCGTGCTGATCGCCTTTGCCCATCTTGGCGCGCCGCGCACCACGCGGCAGAGCGCGGTGTGGTCGATGACCGCCGTGATCCTCGGGGTCTCAGGTCTGCGGCTGATCGGCTTTACCAGCACGGTGTTCACGCTGAAGTATCCGGCGGCCGCGCTGGTTCAATATGCGGCGGTCATCGGCACCATCTTGACCAGCCTGTACTACATCTCGCGCGGGCTGATCATCGAGCCGCCGGTTTTCCTCACCACGGCTGTCGCCCGCATCAACGATTGGGTGGCCAAGCGCGTCGGCACCGTTGCGGGGGCCGCGCAATGACAATAACCGGGACGCTCGCCCGCTATTTCGGCATGCGCTTCCTCATCACGCTGGTGGCGGTGCTGCTCGGCATCTTCAGCCTGGTGATCCTGCTCGACTACGTCGAGACGATGCGCCGTTTCTCGGACGCGCCGAATGTCTCCGCGCTCATTGTGGCCAAGACCTCGCTGTTCCGCGTGCCGCAGATCACGGAGCGCATCCTGCCGTTCTGCGTGCTGATCGGGGCGATGTCCTGCTATCTCAGCCTGTCTCGAAAGCTCGAACTCGTCGTGTCGCGCGCCGCCGGCATGTCAGCCTGGCAATTCATCGCGCCGGCGGTGATCGTGGCGCTCGGCGTCGGCGTGATCGCCACCACGATCTACAATCCGATCGCCGCTGTCCTTCAGGAGAAGGCCAAGCGGCTCGAGGCCGATCTCACCGGCAACAACGAGGCCGGCCTGCAAGCCACCGTCAACGGCTTCTGGGTCAGCCAGCGCAGCGACAAGGGCCAGTCGATCCTCAACGCGCCGACGAGCCGCGATCAGGGCGCTGTCCTCAACAACGTCACCGCTTTCGTGTTCGATCACGACAACAGATTCCTGGAGCGGGTCGCGGCCGCCTCGGCGACGCTGCGGTCCGGCCACTGGCAGCTCGACGACGCGCTGGTCTACGCGCCGGGCGAGCCGCCGCGCGAAGTGGCACAGTACGATCTCGCCACCAACCTCACCCCCGAGCAGGTGCGCGAGACGTTCTCGACGCCCGAGACCGTGCCGTTCTGGCAGCTTCGCTACTTCATCGACATGGCCGAGCGCGCCGGGCTCACCGCGACCGGCTACCGCCTGCAGTATCAGAAGCTGCTGGCCCGTCCCTTCCAGCTCGCCGCCATGGTCATGCTGGCGGCCGCTTTCAGCCTGCGCTTCGTCCGCTTCGGCGGCGTCCAGAAGATGGTGCTTGGCGGCGTCGCCTGCGGATTTGCGCTCTATGTCATGTCGAAACTGACTGACGATCTCAGCACCGCGGAGCTCATTCCGCCGGTGGTGGCGGCATGGCTGCCGGCTGCGATCGGCGCGATGACCGGTTTTGTCGTGTTGCTGTACCAGGAGGACGGCTGATGGCTGGCCAGGCCAGCGCTCGTTCGTCCTCCTTCCTGTGTGTGTGGCGTCGGCGCGTAACCAAAACCGTTCTGATCCTGCTGAGTGCGGCGACTTTTGTCGCCGGCGTGAGCTTTGTCGCGACGCCTGCGAACGCTCAAATCGTGGTCTTCCCGACCCGACCGAAGCCGATCAAGCCGGCGCAGCAGAAACGGCCGAACGGCGAGAAGGCGCCGATGCTGCTGCAGGCGACCGAGGTGCAGTACGACTACACCAATAAGCGCGTCTCGGCCGTCAACAACGTGCAGATCTATCACGAGGGTTCCACCCTCGAAGCCGACAAGGTGATCTACGACGAGAACACCAAGCGGCTGCGCGCCGAAGGCAACGTGCGCATGACCGAGCCCGACGGCCGCATCACCTATGCGGACGTGATGGATCTGAGCGACGACTTCCGCGACGGCTTCGTCGACTCGCTGCGCCTCGACACGGCTGACGCGACCCGCATGGCCGCGGCGCGCGCCGACCGCTCCTCAGGCACGTTCACGGTCTTCCACTCCGGCGTCTACACGGCGTGCGAACCCTGCAAGGACGATCCGAAGAAGCCGCCGACCTGGCAGGTCAAGGCGGCGCGGATGATCCACGACGGCACCGAGAAGATGATCTATTTCGAGGACGCACGCCTCGAATTCTTCGGTCATCCGGTCGCCTATATGCCGTACTTCTCGGCGCCCGACCCGACCGTGAAGCGCAAGTCCGGCTTCCTGATGCCGACGCCGAGCTACAGCTCGATCTACGGGTTCGGCATGGAGGTGCCGTACTACTGGGCGCTCGCCCCTGATTACGACGTCACGTTCTCGCCGCGGGTGATGAGCAAGCAGGGCGTGCTGTTGCGCGGCGAATTCCGGCAGCGGCTGGTCGACGGCGCCTACTCGATCCGGGCTTCAGGCATTTATCAGCTCGACCGCGACGTATTCCTGCGCGACGCCGGCGCGCCGACGCCGGGCTACAAGGGCTTCCGCGGCTCGATCGAAACCACCGGCCAGTTCGCCCTCACCGACCGCTGGACCTGGGGTTGGGACGGCATCCTGTCGACCGATCCGACCTATTTCCAGGACTACCACCTGTCGACCTATCAGCGCGGCACCAATCTCCTGGCGAACGGGCTCACGGAGGGCGTGTCGCAGCTCTACCTCACCGGCCGCGGCGACCGCAGCTACTTCGACATCCGCGCGATGTACTTCATGGGCTTCTCGGAAGCCGACCACCAGTCGCAGATTCCGTACATCCATCCGGTGATGGACTACAGCTACATCTTCAACAACCCGGTGTTCGGCGGCGAGCTCGGCTATCGCGCCAACTTC
The Rhodoplanes sp. Z2-YC6860 genome window above contains:
- a CDS encoding ABC-F family ATP-binding cassette domain-containing protein; amino-acid sequence: MLIINDLSVRVAGRLLIEEAAVRIPEGARIGFVGRNGSGKSTLFNVITHDVAAEHGEIEIPPRWRLGRLAQEAPNGPESLIDVVLAADTERSALMQRAETEQDPHELADIHTRLADMNAYAAPARAAAILSGLGFSAADQQRPCSEFSGGWRMRVALAATLFTEPDLLLLDEPTNYLDLEGTLWLQDHLARYPRTMIVISHDRDMLDTSVNQILSLENRKLTLYRGGYSDFERLRAERLMLDQKMAKKQEAQRKHVQAFIDRFKAKATKARQAQSRVKMLEKMGPVMAVVTSEVLPIRIPAPDRLLSPPIIAIDDVKVGYTPGKPVLRDIALRIDNDDRIALLGSNGNGKSTLIKLIAGRLEPFEGSVTRASRLKIAYFAQHQLDELESDATVYDHVRKLLPDAPETKVRAVAGSFGFSAENADKKIEKLSGGEKARLTMGLATFDAPHLLILDEPTNHLDIDSRAALIEAINDFPGATILVSHDRHLLDACADRLLLIANGKVTPFDGDLDDYRRQVLSDRDESRDERPRKPVSKEPKAGVPRINKKPLRDRVTRAEAEIARLTKEIEKLDSALADGALFTRDPVKAAATAKSRATCADALAKAEEDWLEAGAALEAAAE
- a CDS encoding DNA polymerase III subunit chi: MTEVVFYHLIRKPLEKALPELLEKSYERGWRVVVQAASDERVEALDTHLWTYNDANFLPHGTARDNDAPLHPILLTTAEHNPNGATVRFLIDNVPMPPDAAAYNRIVLMFDGEDEDAVAAARSHWTAAKAQGFEVAYWQPDEQGRWVKKA
- a CDS encoding leucyl aminopeptidase; this encodes MADDRKLAFAPFATPDAGVLIVFCEEGLKFGSATRKALAPADAQIKRAAEGEKFTGKSGSILDIAAPTGLKVARLVVIGAGKGGKLKSQDYVKLGGIAMGKVPSRAAAATIFAEFAGGSLKPDQAAELALGTQLRAYVFDRYKTKRKEGEEAPEKPAITIAVANASQAKKAWEQSREPVADGVIMARDLINEPANVLYPDEFAKRCGALRKLGVTVEVLDVPAMKKLGMNALLGVGQGSRKDSRVVIMRWNGGKKKDAPVAFIGKGVCFDTGGISIKPASGMEDMKGDMAGAACVVGLMHALAARKAKVNAVGAIGCVENMPDGNAQRPGDIVKTMNGQTIEIINTDAEGRLVLADVLHYVNTRDKPKFMIDLATLTGAIIVALGQEYAGMFGNDDRLCDRLTRAGQDTMERVWRMPLGPEYDKQIDSKFADMKNTGGRWGGSITAAQLLARFVDKTPWVHLDIAGTALGSPQTDINKSWSSGWGVRLLNQLVEDHYER
- the lptF gene encoding LPS export ABC transporter permease LptF, producing the protein MGSIGRYIFRTTFGAFLMVLVGLTAAIWMTQALRDVDLMTNQGQTVLVFIGITSLIIPNLVMVIAPVALVVAVAQNLHKLATDSEIIVMNGAGMRPWALLKPFIGCTIVASILLASISAYVAPECLRTLRRWLTEVRTDLVSNIVQPGRFMAIENGLAFNIRERKPNGLLVGILMDDRRDPAQRVTILAERGEILKNDKGSFIILENGSIQRHELKQRDPNIVLFDRYAFDLSQFSGGPQVIKYSVRERYLWQLWNPDPNDPLYKEQPGQFRAELHDRLLAPIYPLAFVLIAFAHLGAPRTTRQSAVWSMTAVILGVSGLRLIGFTSTVFTLKYPAAALVQYAAVIGTILTSLYYISRGLIIEPPVFLTTAVARINDWVAKRVGTVAGAAQ